The Thalassoroseus pseudoceratinae genome has a segment encoding these proteins:
- the hisH gene encoding imidazole glycerol phosphate synthase subunit HisH: MIKIIDYGMGNLRSVQKALEKLGFEASLCGTADELHGAEKLILPGVGAFRDAIAALKDHGLVDPIREHIAADRPFLGICLGLQLLFDVSYEDGEYAGLGIVPGEVVRFEDQPGLKIPHMGWNQLQPSGSPRLLEGIPAESHFYFVHSFHVVPRDESVIAARCEHGTTFTAAIERGNLFATQFHPEKSQNVGLKLLQNFAELS; the protein is encoded by the coding sequence ATGATCAAAATTATCGACTACGGTATGGGCAACTTGCGAAGTGTGCAAAAAGCCCTGGAAAAACTCGGGTTCGAAGCCAGTCTTTGCGGCACGGCTGACGAATTGCATGGGGCAGAAAAACTGATTCTTCCCGGTGTAGGTGCGTTTCGAGACGCGATCGCGGCGTTGAAAGACCATGGGTTAGTCGATCCAATTCGTGAGCACATCGCCGCCGATCGCCCCTTCCTCGGCATCTGCTTGGGGCTGCAACTACTGTTCGATGTGAGCTACGAAGACGGAGAGTATGCGGGGCTGGGAATTGTGCCCGGCGAAGTCGTGCGGTTCGAGGATCAACCGGGGTTGAAGATTCCGCACATGGGTTGGAATCAGCTGCAACCATCCGGTTCACCGCGATTGCTCGAAGGCATCCCAGCCGAATCCCACTTCTATTTTGTACACAGTTTTCACGTGGTTCCACGGGATGAAAGTGTCATTGCCGCCCGTTGTGAACACGGCACGACATTCACGGCCGCCATCGAACGGGGCAACTTGTTCGCCACGCAGTTCCACCCCGAGAAAAGCCAGAACGTCGGTCTCAAACTCCTACAGAACTTCGCAGAGTTATCGTGA
- a CDS encoding dihydroorotase produces MTRLLIHSGRVIDPARGFDQPANVLIENGVITEIGDNIGPGDREIDASGCIVCPGFIDTHVAFREPGTEDDESVASGTAAALAGGFTSVACLPDTSPVVDNRASAEFLLLQAGRANNCRVFPLGAVTKNHEGQELAEIGQLLEGGAVAFTDAKRPIANAEIMRRALEYTAMFDRSIFEHPQVPEMAADGVMHEGYVSTLLGLRGIPAAAEHIMVSRDLSLAALTRGRLHLMSVSVRRSIQQIRDAKENQIQVTCDVTPHHLALTDVSLTEFDANYKVDPPLRSREHIAELIVGLKDGTVDAISSDHQPYTEESKTGEVDLAPAGIVGLETVLPICIRTLIEPNHLTWMELIAKLTVGPAKILQIDHGTLAVGAAADVTVFDPNEQWTIDPQAFHSHSRNTPFGGWEVRGRVKHVLVGGEVRFQLDPTQQETTHV; encoded by the coding sequence ATGACACGTTTACTGATTCACAGCGGCCGGGTGATCGATCCCGCGCGGGGTTTCGACCAGCCGGCAAACGTGCTGATCGAGAACGGGGTGATCACCGAAATCGGCGACAACATCGGTCCGGGCGACCGAGAAATCGACGCTTCCGGCTGTATCGTGTGTCCTGGGTTTATCGATACCCATGTGGCGTTTCGCGAACCCGGCACGGAAGACGATGAAAGTGTGGCCAGCGGTACCGCAGCGGCACTTGCGGGCGGCTTCACCAGTGTGGCGTGTCTACCGGATACCTCTCCCGTCGTCGACAACCGGGCCAGTGCGGAGTTTCTGTTGCTACAAGCCGGCCGTGCCAACAACTGCCGCGTGTTTCCGTTGGGAGCCGTGACGAAAAATCACGAAGGTCAGGAACTCGCCGAGATCGGACAGTTGCTCGAAGGCGGAGCCGTCGCGTTCACCGATGCGAAACGACCCATCGCAAATGCGGAAATCATGCGACGGGCGTTGGAATACACGGCGATGTTCGATCGCAGTATCTTTGAACATCCTCAAGTGCCGGAAATGGCCGCCGATGGTGTCATGCACGAAGGCTATGTTTCGACTTTGCTCGGACTTCGTGGAATACCGGCAGCCGCGGAACACATCATGGTCAGTCGGGATCTGTCCCTCGCTGCTCTAACGCGTGGACGATTGCATTTAATGAGTGTTTCCGTGCGGAGAAGCATTCAACAAATCCGCGATGCGAAAGAAAACCAAATCCAAGTGACTTGTGATGTCACGCCTCACCACTTGGCGTTGACCGATGTGTCGCTCACTGAATTTGATGCAAATTACAAAGTCGATCCGCCGTTGCGATCACGGGAACATATTGCGGAACTGATCGTGGGTTTGAAAGATGGCACGGTGGATGCAATTTCATCCGACCATCAACCTTACACCGAGGAGTCGAAAACCGGCGAAGTTGATTTAGCACCGGCGGGGATCGTGGGCTTGGAGACTGTGCTACCGATTTGTATTCGGACGTTGATTGAACCGAATCACCTTACTTGGATGGAGCTGATCGCCAAGTTGACCGTTGGCCCCGCGAAGATTTTGCAGATCGATCATGGCACACTCGCGGTCGGTGCTGCGGCCGATGTCACCGTGTTTGACCCCAACGAACAATGGACGATTGATCCACAGGCGTTCCATTCCCATAGCCGCAACACACCGTTTGGCGGTTGGGAGGTGCGAGGGCGAGTGAAGCATGTGTTGGTCGGCGGTGAAGTCCGATTCCAACTTGATCCGACTCAGCAAGAGACCACACATGTCTGA
- a CDS encoding 3-keto-disaccharide hydrolase: MKTPIRFATLLMVVLGSSAIQVSADEPSQLPTWKSLFNGKDLTGWVDVNTSPETWGVKDGLLVCQGEPIGVMRSEKQYENFILHIEWRHMEPGGNSGVFVWSEGTPAPGRRLPKGMEVQMLELDWINQHKRDGKPNHIGYISGELFGANGLTGVPENPRGSRSMSKELRCKPHGEWNVYDVVCVDGTVKLSINGKFVNGIRDASVKKGYLCLESEGAEIHFRNIRILELPPGITSQEQTAPNLTANGSQ, translated from the coding sequence ATGAAAACTCCGATTCGCTTCGCCACGCTGCTGATGGTTGTGCTGGGGTCATCCGCAATTCAAGTGAGTGCAGATGAACCGTCGCAGTTGCCGACTTGGAAAAGTCTCTTCAATGGCAAAGACCTCACAGGTTGGGTCGATGTCAACACGTCGCCGGAAACGTGGGGTGTCAAAGACGGATTGCTGGTCTGCCAGGGTGAACCGATCGGCGTGATGCGGAGCGAGAAGCAGTACGAGAATTTCATCCTGCACATCGAATGGCGGCACATGGAACCCGGTGGGAATTCGGGAGTTTTCGTATGGAGTGAGGGCACACCGGCACCCGGTCGTCGTCTGCCAAAGGGCATGGAAGTGCAGATGCTCGAACTCGATTGGATCAACCAGCACAAACGCGATGGCAAACCAAACCACATTGGCTACATCAGTGGCGAACTGTTCGGCGCGAACGGTCTTACTGGTGTTCCGGAGAATCCACGCGGCAGTCGAAGTATGTCCAAGGAACTCCGTTGTAAACCTCATGGGGAGTGGAACGTCTACGATGTCGTCTGCGTGGACGGAACGGTTAAACTCTCGATCAATGGCAAGTTCGTGAACGGCATTCGCGATGCGTCCGTGAAGAAGGGGTATCTCTGCCTCGAATCCGAAGGGGCGGAAATCCACTTCCGCAACATTCGAATTCTCGAACTCCCCCCAGGAATCACCAGCCAAGAACAAACCGCACCAAACCTGACAGCAAACGGCAGTCAGTAA
- a CDS encoding RNA-binding S4 domain-containing protein encodes MSEETPAETIRLDQFLKLAGIVGTGGQAKLLIQDGQVMVNGEIETRRRRQLRPGDIMEFDGEEFHVVSDDDDEVEV; translated from the coding sequence ATGTCTGAAGAAACCCCAGCGGAAACCATCCGCCTCGATCAGTTTCTCAAACTCGCCGGAATTGTCGGCACTGGCGGGCAAGCGAAACTCTTGATCCAGGATGGCCAGGTGATGGTCAACGGTGAGATCGAAACGCGACGCCGACGACAGCTCCGCCCCGGCGACATCATGGAATTCGATGGCGAGGAGTTTCATGTCGTCAGTGATGACGACGATGAAGTTGAGGTGTGA
- a CDS encoding shikimate kinase — protein sequence MILSLIGYRGSGKSTVAAILAQRLGWAWVDSDREIVRRAGRPIREIFAQNGEPAFRELERQVLAELLSRDELVLATGGGAILNADTRAQMKTVGPIVWLTADIETLMTRLAGDANTKDDRPNLTDVGGRQEIETVLNQRNPIYQECADITLPTDQTDPETLAGQIISAMPRWDAKGEGS from the coding sequence ATGATTCTCTCACTCATCGGTTATCGTGGCAGCGGAAAAAGCACCGTGGCCGCCATCTTAGCTCAGCGTTTGGGATGGGCCTGGGTCGACAGTGACCGCGAAATTGTGCGACGCGCAGGCCGACCGATTCGAGAAATCTTCGCTCAAAACGGCGAGCCGGCGTTCCGGGAACTGGAACGTCAAGTTCTGGCCGAATTGCTCAGCCGCGATGAGTTGGTGCTGGCCACCGGTGGGGGTGCCATTCTCAACGCAGACACCCGAGCCCAGATGAAAACCGTGGGGCCGATCGTCTGGCTCACCGCAGACATCGAAACACTCATGACACGACTTGCAGGCGATGCGAACACAAAAGACGATCGCCCCAACTTGACGGATGTTGGGGGACGTCAGGAAATTGAAACCGTCCTCAACCAACGCAATCCGATTTATCAAGAGTGTGCCGACATCACACTACCCACTGATCAAACCGATCCGGAAACGCTCGCCGGCCAAATCATCTCAGCGATGCCCCGTTGGGACGCGAAGGGAGAAGGTTCGTGA
- a CDS encoding family 16 glycoside hydrolase: protein MTRLNNFLLPQILFCLAGFALAEETPEESTKRNWYDRNFWQTTSGKPATEGWEFRDGEIALVDPRKASHILTPPLPPNFELEWKWKIEKGVNSGLKYRVRRFGKAQFGNTYLGVEYQIIDSSPSSTSKSSTAAIYDLVEPKAKKTLHPPGEWNHGKVIARGEKIEHYLNGTLVASAVMAGPAWETTVALSKFLGCDGFGQPREGDRIMLTDHGGKVTYKDFQFTAYDDEVVEPPRTGPFLANATRNSWADQNSIVIWTRTTRNPEMLVDGKKFVSLSNKEASALAKQSDPKKLLDPQLPEGAQLDEMIGACPGAPGQVRVSYYPGSQRKATKHTKWIITNADSDFTAQWKLEGLKPDTKYTTVTQARTLDGKPSAVIHGAFRTAPKASEAKPIKFCITTCHDFIRRDDGMQGHKIYPAMNVIRPDFVVHAGDIEYYDKPDPWALTKELMRFKWGRIFALPNNRDFYNRTSSYFIKDDHDTLKNDSWPGQTYGSVTFDEGVALFNEEQFPSRNPRYANIRWGRDLEIWILEGRDYRSPNTMPDGPEKSILGKKQKEWLFKTLKESDAKFKLICSPTPIVGPDRANKKDNHANEIFAYEGNQIRETISKIPGVIVFCGDRHWQYASVDDETNLWEFGCGPGSEKHQLGWKPGDERPVHRFLRVKGGFLSGEVKYRKNQEPTLTIRHHSVEGKPVSSFQFPTAE from the coding sequence ATGACACGCCTCAACAATTTTCTGCTACCTCAGATTCTATTTTGCCTCGCCGGGTTTGCGTTGGCGGAGGAGACGCCAGAGGAGTCGACGAAACGCAATTGGTATGACCGGAACTTCTGGCAAACCACAAGTGGGAAACCGGCGACGGAGGGGTGGGAATTCCGTGACGGGGAAATCGCCTTGGTGGATCCCCGGAAAGCCAGTCACATTCTCACGCCTCCATTGCCGCCAAATTTTGAACTTGAGTGGAAGTGGAAGATCGAAAAAGGCGTCAACAGTGGTTTGAAATATCGTGTCCGCCGCTTCGGGAAAGCACAGTTCGGCAACACGTATCTTGGTGTCGAGTACCAAATCATCGACAGTTCGCCGAGCAGCACCAGCAAGAGTTCGACGGCGGCGATTTATGATCTGGTCGAACCCAAAGCGAAGAAGACGCTGCATCCGCCGGGTGAATGGAACCACGGAAAGGTGATCGCACGCGGAGAAAAAATCGAGCACTACTTAAACGGGACGCTAGTTGCATCAGCGGTGATGGCCGGGCCCGCTTGGGAAACGACGGTGGCTCTGAGTAAATTTCTCGGTTGCGACGGCTTTGGACAGCCTCGGGAAGGCGACCGAATCATGCTGACTGACCACGGTGGCAAAGTCACTTACAAGGATTTCCAATTCACCGCCTACGATGACGAAGTTGTCGAACCGCCTCGAACGGGTCCATTTCTTGCGAACGCGACCCGCAATAGCTGGGCTGATCAGAATAGCATTGTGATCTGGACACGCACGACCCGGAATCCCGAGATGCTGGTTGACGGGAAGAAATTCGTCAGCCTGAGCAACAAGGAGGCGAGTGCGTTGGCCAAACAATCCGACCCCAAGAAACTGCTCGACCCCCAACTTCCCGAAGGGGCTCAGCTTGATGAAATGATCGGGGCATGCCCTGGGGCACCGGGCCAAGTGCGTGTGTCGTACTATCCGGGAAGCCAACGCAAGGCGACGAAGCACACGAAGTGGATTATCACGAACGCCGATAGCGATTTCACGGCCCAATGGAAACTGGAAGGGCTGAAGCCAGACACGAAATACACAACCGTCACTCAGGCTCGCACGCTCGACGGCAAACCGTCGGCCGTCATTCATGGGGCATTCCGAACCGCTCCCAAAGCGTCCGAAGCGAAACCGATCAAATTTTGCATCACCACCTGTCATGACTTCATCCGCCGAGACGACGGCATGCAAGGTCACAAAATCTATCCCGCGATGAACGTCATTCGGCCAGACTTCGTCGTGCACGCTGGCGATATCGAATACTACGACAAACCCGATCCGTGGGCACTGACCAAAGAACTCATGCGGTTCAAATGGGGACGGATTTTCGCGCTGCCCAACAATCGTGACTTTTACAATCGCACATCGAGCTACTTCATCAAAGACGATCACGACACCCTGAAGAACGATTCCTGGCCTGGTCAGACTTACGGTTCGGTGACATTTGATGAAGGTGTGGCGTTGTTCAACGAAGAGCAGTTTCCCTCACGAAATCCGCGATATGCGAACATTCGCTGGGGGCGCGACCTCGAAATCTGGATTCTCGAAGGTCGTGACTACCGCAGTCCCAACACAATGCCGGACGGCCCGGAAAAATCGATCCTCGGCAAGAAACAGAAAGAGTGGCTCTTCAAGACACTGAAAGAATCTGACGCAAAGTTCAAGCTGATTTGCAGCCCCACACCAATTGTTGGTCCCGATCGTGCCAACAAGAAAGATAATCACGCCAACGAGATTTTCGCGTACGAGGGCAACCAGATTCGCGAAACAATTTCCAAAATTCCTGGCGTCATCGTGTTCTGCGGAGACCGGCATTGGCAGTATGCGTCGGTCGACGATGAAACCAACCTTTGGGAATTCGGTTGTGGTCCCGGCAGCGAGAAACACCAACTCGGCTGGAAACCGGGAGACGAACGCCCCGTGCACCGCTTCCTGCGTGTCAAAGGCGGTTTCCTCTCCGGCGAAGTGAAATACCGGAAGAACCAAGAACCAACGCTCACCATTCGTCATCATAGTGTCGAAGGCAAACCAGTCAGTTCTTTCCAATTCCCAACCGCCGAGTAA
- a CDS encoding Tex family protein produces MDAAAPVDFSQIATELNIREPQVRQVVALLDDGNTVPFITRYRKEQTGNLDEEAIRQIQEQVDTLRQIAERRQAILRLIESQGKLTPELRTDIESADSLKRLEDLYLPYRPKRQSRATKAKERGLEPLADAIWNQTITDLSQAAAEYVDSEKEVGSAEDALNGASDILAERISETAAIRDACRKLANDTGKLEIQATKAGKENGSDFRDYFDYSEQVSKIPPHRVLAINRGENTGMLRVRFTWNDARAEVTVSFHYRFPDHRFSQFLTNCASDALSRLIKPSLDREIRRELTEAAERHAVEVFAQNLRSLLLGAPLPNTRVVAIDPGFRTGCKIAALDESGNLIAHDVISILGKDEQKAEARQKLHDFLAEHNAKLIAIGNGTACRETEELVSELIEQSMPDVRYVVVNEAGASVYSASSVARDEFPNLDATVRGTVSIGRRLQDPLSELVKIEPQHIGVGMYQHDVSEKRLQESLSHVVESCVNFVGVDLNTASASLLKHVSGFNQLVARRVVEWREKNGRFENRRQLLDVSGIGEATFTQAAGFLKVPGGPEPLDATWIHPESYGASRKILERLELSPQEILKGDETIRSRFRELDAKSLSSDINIGLPTCRDILEALARPGRDPRAELPGVLFKKGVLKLEDLANGMKLQGTVLNVVDFGAFVDIGLKDSGLVHISKMANRFVSNPHEIVAVGDVVTVWVLNVDLERRRVSLTMLPPEST; encoded by the coding sequence ATGGATGCTGCCGCTCCCGTCGACTTTTCTCAAATTGCCACCGAACTCAACATTCGTGAACCGCAGGTTCGGCAGGTTGTCGCTTTGCTGGATGATGGCAATACCGTGCCGTTCATCACGCGGTATCGGAAGGAGCAAACCGGGAATCTCGACGAAGAAGCGATTCGCCAAATCCAAGAGCAAGTGGATACGCTGCGACAGATCGCCGAACGTCGCCAAGCGATCCTGCGGTTGATCGAATCCCAAGGGAAACTAACGCCCGAATTACGGACCGACATTGAATCCGCCGATTCCCTCAAACGCTTGGAAGACTTGTATCTTCCCTACCGTCCGAAACGACAATCCCGAGCCACCAAGGCTAAGGAACGGGGACTGGAACCGCTCGCCGACGCGATTTGGAATCAGACCATCACCGACCTCAGCCAAGCGGCAGCGGAATATGTTGATTCCGAGAAGGAAGTCGGTTCGGCCGAAGATGCGTTGAACGGTGCATCGGACATTTTAGCCGAACGCATCAGCGAAACGGCGGCCATTCGCGATGCCTGCCGAAAGCTAGCTAATGACACTGGCAAATTGGAAATTCAAGCCACGAAAGCAGGCAAAGAAAACGGCAGCGATTTCCGCGACTACTTCGACTACAGCGAACAAGTTTCCAAGATTCCTCCGCACCGTGTGTTGGCGATTAATCGCGGCGAAAACACCGGCATGCTGCGGGTTCGCTTCACCTGGAACGATGCCCGTGCCGAAGTCACCGTTTCCTTCCACTATCGATTCCCGGATCATCGGTTTTCGCAGTTTCTGACCAACTGCGCATCGGACGCATTATCACGGCTGATCAAACCGAGCTTGGACCGCGAGATTCGTCGGGAATTGACCGAAGCCGCCGAACGTCATGCCGTCGAAGTCTTCGCTCAAAACCTACGGAGTCTTCTTCTCGGTGCACCGTTGCCGAACACACGTGTGGTCGCCATCGATCCGGGTTTTCGGACGGGCTGCAAAATTGCGGCACTCGACGAATCTGGCAACCTCATCGCTCACGATGTGATTTCCATCCTTGGCAAAGACGAGCAGAAAGCAGAAGCCCGTCAGAAACTCCACGACTTCCTCGCAGAGCACAACGCCAAACTCATCGCCATTGGCAACGGAACCGCGTGCCGTGAGACGGAGGAACTTGTCTCCGAATTGATTGAACAGTCGATGCCCGACGTGCGATATGTCGTAGTCAACGAAGCAGGGGCCAGTGTGTACTCCGCAAGTTCCGTCGCCCGTGATGAGTTTCCCAATCTCGACGCCACCGTTCGCGGCACGGTTTCGATTGGTCGCCGCTTGCAAGACCCGCTCAGTGAACTCGTCAAAATCGAGCCGCAGCATATCGGTGTCGGGATGTATCAGCACGACGTTAGTGAGAAACGACTGCAGGAATCGTTGAGTCATGTCGTCGAATCGTGCGTCAACTTTGTTGGCGTCGACTTAAATACCGCGAGTGCGTCTCTCTTGAAACACGTCTCCGGTTTCAATCAGCTGGTGGCTCGACGGGTGGTGGAATGGCGGGAAAAGAACGGACGCTTCGAAAACCGTCGGCAACTGCTGGACGTCTCGGGAATTGGAGAAGCCACATTCACGCAAGCGGCTGGTTTCCTCAAAGTCCCTGGTGGTCCCGAACCACTCGATGCCACCTGGATTCACCCCGAAAGCTATGGTGCATCGCGAAAAATCTTGGAGCGTCTCGAACTCTCGCCTCAAGAGATTTTGAAAGGCGACGAAACCATTCGCAGCCGTTTTCGAGAACTCGATGCCAAGTCGTTATCAAGTGATATCAACATCGGGCTGCCAACCTGTCGGGACATTCTTGAAGCACTCGCCCGTCCCGGTCGCGACCCACGAGCGGAGCTTCCCGGTGTGCTATTCAAAAAGGGAGTGCTCAAGCTCGAAGACCTGGCCAACGGAATGAAATTGCAGGGCACGGTTTTGAATGTGGTGGACTTTGGAGCGTTCGTAGACATCGGACTCAAAGACAGCGGTCTGGTACACATCAGCAAAATGGCGAACCGATTCGTCAGCAATCCTCATGAAATCGTGGCAGTCGGAGATGTGGTGACGGTCTGGGTGTTGAATGTCGATCTTGAACGTCGCCGAGTTTCGTTGACGATGTTGCCGCCGGAGTCGACTTAA
- a CDS encoding aspartate carbamoyltransferase catalytic subunit, with product MTAPYSEPDPHFRRQWHRKHLLGLQDLTAEEINLILDQAAAFKAMAAEGVTKTKWLMGTVVANLFFEPSTRTRTSFSLAAKRLSADTVDFSAAGSSLSKGETFIDTARTIEAMGVSQVVVRHQTPGAPHILAKELDAGVLNAGDGTHEHPTQGLLDIFTIREKLGSLEGKTVTLVGDIRHSRVARSNIWGLKKLGARVIVCGPATLIPSQIEELGVEVATDFDSIVPECDCINLLRVQFERQRGAFFPSIREYAHLFGMNGDRLRRAKQDVLILAPGPINRGVEITPEVADGPHSAILDQVTNGLLIRMACLYLLSGWNSN from the coding sequence ATGACGGCTCCCTACTCGGAACCCGATCCACACTTCCGCAGGCAGTGGCATCGGAAACATTTGTTGGGGCTGCAAGACCTCACGGCGGAAGAAATCAACCTGATTCTCGATCAGGCAGCCGCTTTCAAAGCGATGGCAGCCGAGGGTGTGACCAAAACCAAATGGTTAATGGGCACCGTCGTTGCCAATTTGTTCTTCGAGCCATCGACTCGGACGCGGACAAGTTTCAGCCTGGCGGCGAAACGGCTCAGTGCGGATACGGTCGATTTTTCCGCCGCTGGAAGTAGCCTTTCCAAAGGTGAGACGTTCATTGATACGGCTCGCACAATTGAGGCGATGGGCGTTTCGCAGGTGGTGGTGCGGCATCAAACTCCCGGCGCTCCGCACATATTGGCGAAGGAGCTCGACGCCGGGGTGCTCAACGCCGGAGATGGAACTCACGAACACCCGACCCAGGGATTGCTCGATATTTTCACGATCCGTGAGAAGCTCGGCAGCTTGGAAGGCAAAACGGTCACGCTGGTCGGTGACATCCGGCATAGTCGCGTGGCACGTTCGAATATCTGGGGATTGAAGAAACTCGGCGCCCGTGTGATTGTCTGTGGACCTGCCACATTGATTCCCTCGCAAATCGAGGAACTCGGTGTTGAAGTGGCGACAGATTTCGATTCGATCGTCCCGGAATGCGATTGTATCAATCTGTTGCGGGTCCAGTTTGAGCGGCAACGCGGGGCGTTTTTCCCGTCAATCCGTGAATACGCTCATCTGTTCGGGATGAATGGTGATCGGCTGCGACGAGCCAAGCAAGATGTGCTCATCCTCGCACCGGGACCGATCAATCGGGGTGTGGAAATTACCCCGGAAGTCGCCGACGGACCGCACTCGGCCATTCTCGATCAAGTGACCAACGGCCTGCTGATTCGAATGGCGTGCTTGTACCTGCTCAGTGGTTGGAATTCAAACTGA
- the thpR gene encoding RNA 2',3'-cyclic phosphodiesterase yields the protein MSADLRLFIAIPIPVTSAIEGVRQELRGHQSALRVGRDDPLHLTLKFIGATPPHQVPVIEAVLQETLAGQTAFPLELQGVGAFPKPTRPSVVWIGLADNPNLHSIAKDLEANLATIGIPRENRDYHPHVTIARVRRGRSINLAEFCQAQSQLAFGQTQIDTVVLYESNFQSGSKRNGPIYTPLVTVSLN from the coding sequence ATGTCGGCCGATTTGCGATTATTCATCGCGATCCCGATTCCTGTCACTTCAGCCATTGAAGGAGTTCGGCAGGAATTGCGGGGTCATCAATCGGCTTTGCGAGTCGGCCGCGACGATCCGCTTCACCTCACTTTGAAGTTCATCGGAGCCACGCCACCGCATCAAGTCCCAGTGATCGAAGCCGTCTTGCAGGAAACACTCGCCGGGCAAACTGCATTTCCACTCGAACTCCAAGGCGTGGGTGCATTCCCGAAACCAACACGACCCTCGGTTGTGTGGATCGGATTGGCGGACAATCCGAACTTGCACTCCATCGCGAAGGACTTAGAAGCCAACTTGGCAACGATCGGCATTCCCCGTGAGAACCGCGATTATCACCCGCACGTGACCATCGCCCGAGTTCGACGCGGACGGTCGATCAACCTCGCCGAATTCTGCCAAGCCCAATCTCAATTGGCGTTCGGCCAAACGCAAATAGACACAGTGGTTCTCTACGAATCCAACTTCCAATCCGGCTCAAAACGCAACGGGCCGATCTACACACCGTTGGTAACTGTGTCATTGAATTAG
- a CDS encoding prepilin peptidase, translating into MTAEDIWLGLVLVWLFILGSVIGSFLNVCVHRFPRHERLKDQLRSIWWPPSHCPRCKSTIAKRDNVPILGWILLKGRCRTCQLPISARYPIIEFLNGCLFVVVYLFEVPHEFRTQIFESCGFCPIGPQILPASVTFSDAVLLHWRYAYHMVLFEALFVASLIDIDTTTIPDGSTVPAMIVGVLAAGILGQVWMIPVWFEDPLFAGLAPEWSQGWFGSLVRPPLSIVPSSEAMHPGQRLLIPEWVLTQPHLHALAVSVVGLIVGGGVVWLIRIVGQLALRREALGFGDVILMGLVGSFLGWQATLVAFLIAPFCAMFMLLVRVISRNDGFIPYGPFLSLGTLIVVLFWNRLWPMVGHWFSTGPWVILVGVMFLVLMFPALLVTQAIKRALGIPDPPPFGWFEESWTAADQTHYQAGEFVDRDRQSWSVADQWPGGTAANGTIHEERWRNSGGPTGWPEP; encoded by the coding sequence GTGACGGCTGAGGACATCTGGTTGGGGCTGGTGCTGGTTTGGCTGTTTATTCTTGGTAGCGTGATCGGGAGTTTCTTGAATGTTTGCGTGCATCGGTTTCCCCGGCACGAACGTCTGAAAGACCAACTCCGCAGCATTTGGTGGCCACCGTCGCATTGTCCGCGTTGCAAATCCACAATCGCCAAACGGGACAACGTTCCGATTCTCGGATGGATATTGCTGAAAGGCCGTTGCCGAACGTGTCAGCTACCGATTTCCGCGCGTTACCCGATCATCGAGTTTCTCAACGGCTGCCTGTTCGTCGTGGTCTACTTATTCGAAGTTCCACACGAATTCCGGACCCAGATCTTCGAAAGCTGTGGCTTCTGCCCGATCGGTCCACAGATTCTCCCCGCGTCTGTGACATTCAGCGATGCCGTATTGCTCCACTGGCGGTACGCCTATCACATGGTGCTGTTCGAAGCGTTGTTTGTCGCGAGCCTGATCGATATCGACACCACCACCATCCCCGACGGCTCCACGGTCCCCGCGATGATCGTGGGAGTCCTTGCCGCTGGAATTCTCGGCCAAGTCTGGATGATTCCCGTATGGTTCGAAGATCCGTTGTTCGCGGGACTAGCTCCCGAATGGAGTCAGGGATGGTTCGGATCACTTGTGCGTCCGCCGTTGTCGATCGTTCCGTCTTCTGAGGCGATGCATCCCGGCCAACGATTACTGATCCCGGAATGGGTCCTCACGCAACCGCACCTTCACGCGTTGGCCGTGAGCGTGGTTGGCCTGATTGTCGGTGGCGGTGTGGTGTGGCTGATTCGCATTGTCGGGCAACTCGCATTGCGACGCGAAGCCCTCGGTTTCGGCGACGTCATCCTGATGGGTCTTGTCGGCAGTTTTCTGGGTTGGCAAGCGACACTCGTGGCGTTTCTGATCGCACCATTTTGTGCGATGTTCATGCTGCTTGTTCGCGTGATCTCCCGTAACGACGGCTTTATCCCCTACGGTCCATTCCTGAGTCTCGGCACATTGATTGTCGTTCTGTTTTGGAATCGACTTTGGCCGATGGTTGGCCATTGGTTTTCGACCGGCCCTTGGGTCATCCTTGTGGGTGTGATGTTCCTCGTTCTGATGTTCCCCGCTTTGTTGGTCACTCAGGCGATCAAGCGAGCACTCGGAATTCCCGACCCACCGCCATTTGGTTGGTTCGAAGAATCATGGACGGCCGCTGACCAAACACATTATCAAGCCGGTGAGTTCGTCGACCGCGATCGGCAGTCGTGGTCGGTCGCCGATCAATGGCCGGGCGGAACGGCCGCGAACGGCACAATTCACGAAGAACGCTGGCGGAATTCCGGCGGACCAACCGGATGGCCCGAACCTTAA